The following are encoded together in the Armatimonadota bacterium genome:
- a CDS encoding PqqD family protein translates to MDKPVRRKDLLGRQVADEWMIYDASGKAVHVLNETARFVWDRCDGEHDVEDIVAEAVALYEVSEAEAREDILACLASFAELSILEQ, encoded by the coding sequence ATGGACAAGCCAGTTCGTCGCAAGGACCTGCTGGGACGCCAGGTAGCCGATGAGTGGATGATCTACGACGCGAGTGGCAAGGCCGTCCATGTGCTCAACGAGACAGCGCGCTTCGTGTGGGACCGCTGCGACGGTGAGCACGACGTGGAGGACATCGTCGCCGAAGCCGTCGCCCTCTATGAGGTCTCCGAGGCCGAAGCGCGCGAAGACATCCTGGCGTGCCTGGCCAGTTTCGCTGAGCTGTCGATTCTGGAGCAATAG
- a CDS encoding S8 family serine peptidase yields MRLRSASDMDSVLENIRRRPEVRFAEPNYTRRVLLAAPNDPAYNNLDSSIAVWDPSDATWYQWGMHVIDALGAWNIYPSTYYTAATKPANPPKVAVIDTGIDYGGTDSIAHPDFINLGGSSPDAALGGQIDIANGTNVLGGYSPTDFADDYGHGTAVAGVIGASTNNGGTAPSSGIAGLAYHCQILPIKCFDNTGYGTESDLAESIIWAVDHGAVIINISAGDIYYSQLEQDAVNYAWEHGALVVAAAGNEGDSMNRPTYPAACAGVMGVASTSWPYDAPASYSNYGDYVDVAAPGGDVDMDTLAFWLTWTTMPTELVPMHYAGLPEGNARYQYQTGTSLACPFVSGLASLYAASQGITQSTPGGLIRIFRAIQRGCDDVGLVPGWHPYWGWGRINAAQTLLENDNRASAVGAITGQVTYYGTAVQNAVVKATPVAGGYAPGATTRSDGMYRIANIDPGLYDISATYFSQTKTIEDVEVLTSCDTPRVIVNIDNPRVISSTPSSAPNSGSVAITDLEGMGFQSGATVKLEKSGETDVIATGVSVVNFTQITCTLDLNGVTPGTWDITVTNPDGQWGTLTDGFTVESDDSTPPEVVEWTVVATHGGGVGEIATTCTDGYVETRTGRVSRLAVVFTDPLAPVTPADLMVVASKAGDISARVSATTLSTDAHTLFIDFSPALPDDDTFEITLSETITGRDNGLALTGDRDRILKCCVGDVNHSSRVTITDMYLMQSMLNKAVTAANCHYDLNQNGLITITEMYLVQANMNHSAPDITASSALVSNAPPSFVVSPGWSRIAIPGDVGSAALDTIASGLGTRGADWELFTVDAGGALAVSSSGTETGRGYWLYSRRGGSLQCPPRSASSPPDEVVHLEKGWNIIGCPFAHAVEWSDRNIQVLHSGEWLPLSGGVERNWIYAVAYGYEDGGNTRLAANSGAMLEPWQGYFVCARVPCELLISAESSHVESGVAGAGSVEQEAADWQVRLVASAGDYADRCTVIGAAARGLGASEPHPPFGPGVDLVVKSQSLSDPGTPGEALSLQASGASGYKWRIAVHSGSAGLPVTVSWPDLTQVPVTLTPYLVDTVTGKRVYMRTRTGYTYTPSTAGVRELGLEFVPRIVGGGQVTSLSAVPRGAGGAEIAFTLGEQAAVDVDILNIAGRVIRRLSSDAVLPAGVNRVVWDGVSTAGTRVPSGTYFVKLTVRSEDGRQASRTCALSVHR; encoded by the coding sequence ATGCGTCTCCGCTCTGCTTCGGACATGGACTCTGTGCTGGAGAACATCCGGCGGCGCCCCGAAGTCCGCTTCGCTGAACCCAACTACACCCGCCGCGTGCTTCTTGCTGCTCCCAACGACCCCGCGTACAATAACCTGGACAGTTCCATTGCCGTGTGGGATCCATCCGACGCCACCTGGTACCAGTGGGGCATGCATGTCATCGACGCTCTCGGCGCCTGGAACATCTACCCCAGCACCTACTATACCGCCGCGACAAAGCCCGCCAATCCTCCCAAGGTCGCGGTGATTGACACCGGCATCGACTACGGCGGGACTGACAGCATCGCCCACCCGGACTTCATCAACCTGGGGGGATCAAGCCCCGATGCGGCGCTGGGTGGGCAGATTGACATCGCCAACGGCACCAACGTGCTGGGCGGGTACTCCCCCACGGATTTCGCTGATGACTATGGCCACGGAACCGCTGTCGCAGGCGTAATTGGCGCCTCCACAAATAACGGCGGCACTGCTCCATCCAGCGGCATCGCCGGCCTGGCCTATCATTGCCAGATCCTGCCCATCAAGTGCTTTGACAACACGGGATACGGTACCGAATCGGACCTGGCCGAGTCGATCATCTGGGCGGTCGACCATGGCGCGGTGATCATCAACATCAGTGCCGGTGACATCTATTACTCCCAGCTTGAGCAAGACGCAGTGAACTACGCCTGGGAACACGGGGCGTTGGTGGTCGCCGCCGCAGGCAACGAGGGCGACTCCATGAACAGGCCCACTTACCCAGCTGCCTGTGCCGGGGTGATGGGCGTTGCTTCCACCAGTTGGCCTTACGACGCCCCGGCCTCCTACTCGAATTACGGTGACTATGTGGATGTTGCTGCCCCGGGCGGCGACGTGGACATGGACACCCTCGCCTTCTGGCTTACCTGGACTACGATGCCCACCGAACTCGTGCCCATGCATTACGCAGGATTGCCCGAGGGCAACGCGCGGTACCAGTACCAGACGGGCACCTCTCTCGCCTGCCCCTTCGTCTCCGGTCTTGCCAGCCTATATGCGGCCTCACAGGGCATCACCCAGTCAACACCAGGTGGTCTGATCCGGATCTTCCGAGCGATTCAGCGCGGCTGCGATGATGTCGGGCTCGTTCCGGGCTGGCATCCCTATTGGGGTTGGGGGCGAATCAACGCGGCGCAGACCCTTCTCGAGAATGACAACCGGGCGTCCGCTGTGGGGGCGATCACCGGCCAGGTCACGTACTATGGGACGGCGGTGCAGAATGCGGTGGTCAAAGCAACGCCGGTCGCCGGAGGATATGCGCCGGGGGCAACTACCCGCTCCGACGGCATGTATCGTATCGCCAACATCGATCCCGGTCTGTACGATATCAGCGCCACGTATTTCAGCCAGACCAAGACGATTGAGGACGTCGAGGTTCTCACAAGCTGCGACACACCCCGGGTCATCGTGAACATCGACAATCCGCGGGTGATATCCAGTACGCCCAGTTCGGCCCCGAATTCTGGTTCCGTCGCAATTACCGACCTCGAAGGCATGGGCTTCCAGAGTGGCGCGACGGTGAAGCTTGAGAAGTCGGGTGAGACCGACGTCATCGCGACCGGGGTCAGTGTAGTGAACTTCACGCAAATCACCTGCACCCTGGACCTGAACGGGGTCACGCCGGGCACTTGGGACATCACGGTCACCAACCCGGACGGACAGTGGGGGACCCTCACAGACGGTTTCACCGTTGAGTCCGACGATAGCACCCCACCTGAAGTCGTGGAATGGACAGTGGTGGCCACCCACGGCGGCGGCGTTGGGGAGATCGCCACAACCTGCACCGACGGCTACGTGGAGACCCGCACCGGGCGCGTGTCCAGGCTGGCCGTGGTATTCACCGACCCACTGGCTCCCGTGACGCCTGCTGATCTTATGGTTGTCGCCTCCAAGGCTGGGGATATTTCCGCGAGAGTTTCGGCGACTACCCTGAGCACCGACGCGCATACGCTGTTCATCGACTTCAGCCCCGCACTCCCCGACGATGACACCTTCGAGATCACTCTTTCGGAGACGATTACCGGCCGCGACAACGGTCTTGCGCTCACGGGTGATCGCGACCGCATCCTGAAATGCTGCGTGGGCGATGTCAACCACAGTTCGCGTGTGACCATAACCGACATGTACCTCATGCAGAGCATGCTGAACAAGGCGGTGACAGCGGCCAACTGCCACTACGACCTGAACCAGAACGGGCTCATCACTATCACCGAGATGTACCTGGTCCAGGCGAACATGAACCACTCCGCACCGGATATCACAGCCTCTTCGGCTTTGGTCAGCAACGCTCCGCCATCGTTCGTGGTCTCGCCTGGCTGGTCGCGCATCGCTATACCAGGGGACGTAGGATCGGCGGCTCTCGACACCATCGCCTCCGGACTGGGCACGCGTGGCGCTGACTGGGAGTTGTTCACGGTCGATGCCGGCGGCGCGCTGGCAGTCTCGTCATCGGGGACCGAGACGGGTCGCGGCTACTGGCTCTACTCCCGCCGGGGTGGATCTCTCCAGTGTCCGCCGCGAAGCGCGTCGTCTCCGCCTGATGAGGTCGTCCATCTCGAAAAGGGTTGGAACATCATCGGGTGCCCCTTCGCCCATGCAGTGGAATGGTCTGACCGGAACATCCAGGTGCTGCATTCCGGCGAATGGCTGCCGCTATCGGGTGGGGTCGAAAGGAACTGGATCTACGCGGTAGCCTACGGGTATGAGGACGGCGGAAACACCCGGCTGGCGGCCAATTCAGGGGCAATGCTGGAGCCCTGGCAAGGTTACTTCGTGTGCGCTCGCGTGCCGTGCGAGCTCCTTATATCCGCGGAATCAAGTCATGTGGAGTCCGGGGTCGCGGGCGCGGGAAGCGTCGAACAGGAAGCCGCGGACTGGCAAGTGCGACTGGTTGCTTCGGCGGGGGACTACGCGGACCGCTGCACGGTCATCGGCGCCGCTGCCCGGGGACTGGGCGCGTCGGAGCCGCACCCGCCCTTCGGCCCTGGCGTGGATCTCGTCGTGAAGTCGCAATCGTTGAGCGATCCGGGCACGCCCGGGGAGGCACTTTCCCTGCAGGCGTCAGGTGCGAGCGGCTACAAATGGCGGATCGCCGTACACAGCGGCTCCGCCGGACTGCCTGTCACCGTCTCCTGGCCTGATCTCACCCAAGTTCCGGTCACCCTGACACCGTACCTGGTGGACACGGTAACCGGGAAGCGGGTCTACATGCGCACCCGGACCGGGTACACGTACACGCCATCAACAGCCGGCGTGCGGGAACTCGGCCTTGAGTTCGTCCCGCGGATCGTCGGCGGCGGGCAGGTTACGAGTCTGTCCGCGGTGCCCCGGGGCGCGGGAGGCGCCGAGATTGCCTTCACTCTCGGCGAGCAGGCAGCGGTGGACGTGGACATTCTGAACATCGCGGGTCGGGTGATTCGGCGCTTGAGCAGCGATGCGGTGCTTCCTGCCGGCGTCAATCGCGTGGTCTGGGACGGGGTGAGCACTGCAGGCACGCGGGTCCCTTCGGGCACCTATTTCGTGAAGCTCACGGTGCGCTCGGAGGATGGCCGGCAGGCGTCGAGGACCTGCGCCCTGTCCGTGCACAGGTAG
- a CDS encoding S24/S26 family peptidase, whose translation MAQDDVDSSDPRSEYASALVAIHARSGEPFLLRVEGASMGGCLAGSCECLVDPSPGALRIGDVALVRLKGEFVAHRVVARMEDGSVVTKGDRCFHSDETSPPESIVGRVTGIVREGRLTTPIHWRPPISRLVALLSRVEAALWPRFGYPLRVVHRAWRLGILPSARPATDEDRRP comes from the coding sequence ATGGCTCAAGACGACGTTGACAGTTCGGACCCGCGTAGTGAGTATGCCTCCGCATTGGTCGCCATCCATGCCCGGAGTGGCGAACCCTTCCTGTTGCGGGTGGAGGGCGCAAGCATGGGAGGCTGTCTCGCTGGAAGCTGTGAGTGCTTGGTGGACCCTTCCCCAGGTGCATTGCGGATCGGCGACGTAGCCCTGGTGCGGCTGAAAGGTGAGTTCGTCGCCCACCGGGTCGTCGCCCGGATGGAGGACGGGTCTGTCGTCACCAAAGGTGACCGCTGCTTCCACTCGGACGAGACTTCGCCACCGGAGAGCATTGTCGGCCGCGTCACAGGAATCGTGCGCGAGGGGCGCCTGACCACACCCATCCACTGGCGCCCGCCCATCTCGCGTCTCGTGGCCCTGCTCTCGCGCGTGGAGGCGGCGCTCTGGCCGCGCTTCGGCTACCCGTTGCGTGTAGTACACAGGGCGTGGCGACTGGGGATACTGCCATCGGCGCGTCCCGCGACCGACGAAGATCGGAGGCCATAA
- a CDS encoding radical SAM protein: MPARVPFAMLTASERRTFALTAPRDETTSPSDRAVASAALRIIQEQSDRLARVFTAGLLDSPDQRCLSALIKPVGDSCNLRCKYCFNRPEQPVQRMSEELLERIISQVMALSPGKASFSFHGGEPLLAGIDFFRLAVALQTKYRRPGQQISNSVQSNGTLLNREWGRFFAENGFRVGVSIDGPPEVHDANRVDSAGRGSIARLLEGIAAVQEEGVQVSAIAVVTCPPAAAPGDLFRLMTRLGIRKWRANPCRAPETVSCFGQYIEDLFDAWACDGGGAQIGIIDDVMRALLGYSPQTCALGGSCANFPGFEPDGTVSPCCEMSLEPRFHFGNILSDDLVDILNSPVAEAFWRARADGDAACGECDWWDYCHGGCTYHRIQASGCPGGVDYLCEAYKDVFTRLARKVDAALAAAAQRPGREGDRK; the protein is encoded by the coding sequence ATGCCGGCCAGAGTTCCCTTCGCCATGCTTACAGCCAGCGAGAGACGGACGTTTGCCCTCACTGCACCCCGGGATGAGACGACTTCCCCCTCTGACCGGGCGGTGGCCAGCGCTGCACTGCGCATCATCCAGGAACAGTCTGACCGGCTGGCCCGTGTCTTCACCGCCGGCCTGCTGGATTCGCCTGACCAGCGTTGCCTGAGCGCGCTGATCAAGCCTGTGGGCGACAGCTGCAACCTGCGTTGCAAGTACTGCTTCAACAGGCCCGAACAGCCTGTGCAACGTATGAGCGAGGAGTTGCTCGAACGCATCATCTCCCAGGTCATGGCTCTTTCCCCCGGCAAGGCCAGCTTCTCCTTTCATGGCGGCGAACCCCTTCTGGCGGGTATCGATTTCTTCCGTCTCGCGGTGGCGCTGCAAACGAAGTACCGCAGGCCCGGGCAGCAGATCAGCAATTCCGTACAAAGCAACGGGACGCTGCTGAACCGCGAGTGGGGCCGGTTCTTCGCGGAGAATGGGTTCCGGGTGGGAGTCAGCATCGATGGCCCGCCGGAAGTGCATGATGCCAATCGCGTGGACTCCGCTGGACGCGGCTCGATAGCGCGATTGCTGGAGGGCATCGCCGCAGTGCAGGAGGAAGGCGTCCAGGTGTCAGCGATTGCCGTGGTCACATGCCCGCCGGCTGCGGCTCCCGGTGATCTCTTCAGGCTGATGACCCGGCTCGGAATCCGAAAGTGGCGCGCGAACCCGTGCCGCGCGCCCGAGACCGTTTCGTGCTTCGGCCAGTACATCGAAGACCTCTTCGACGCGTGGGCATGCGACGGCGGTGGCGCGCAAATCGGCATCATCGATGACGTCATGCGAGCCCTGTTGGGGTACTCACCCCAGACTTGTGCCCTGGGTGGGTCGTGCGCCAACTTTCCCGGCTTCGAGCCCGACGGGACCGTATCGCCATGCTGCGAGATGAGTCTGGAGCCTCGGTTTCATTTTGGGAATATTCTCAGCGACGATCTCGTGGACATCCTGAATTCGCCGGTTGCCGAGGCCTTCTGGCGGGCTCGGGCCGACGGCGATGCGGCCTGCGGCGAGTGTGATTGGTGGGACTACTGCCACGGCGGTTGCACCTACCACCGCATTCAGGCCAGCGGTTGCCCAGGTGGTGTGGACTACCTTTGCGAGGCCTACAAGGACGTGTTCACTCGGCTCGCTCGCAAGGTTGACGCGGCCCTTGCAGCAGCTGCGCAGCGTCCCGGCCGTGAGGGTGACAGGAAATGA
- a CDS encoding nucleotidyltransferase family protein: MRVLRPLEDLVPLAEERLLVEAVGVVAGGLSDLPAASSASDWERVAELARAHRVGAVVAHALARTDCRVPSSASELLGGVAREEFAATLISRGQLGAITAALSDASVPAMLLKGAALDQVAYPADLPRTMSDLDLLVPEDRLPEAVTVARSLGYRDLEESADPRDAYHVTLACEGRIVELHWRITARGPFRFPPERIWMRRLDAPAVSPGVVTPCLVDLFVLGAFHYVFQNRFYNGLQSLLDLALLAGRAAEQETGEELVATARETNSSGAVYWAMCMLHDWLGMDVGDGTRKLRPAGFVHNRAAQLLEETFADALSHMGGRPGSATGLDRVLWRLACTSSESPVTALSAVATEVFRAPRGGEGGQRLTTPLSRALFLLRPSRWWKAWRALRGDRRV; encoded by the coding sequence ATGAGGGTACTGCGCCCCCTCGAAGATCTGGTCCCTTTGGCCGAGGAGCGCCTGCTGGTCGAGGCCGTCGGGGTGGTTGCGGGCGGCCTGAGCGACCTCCCGGCCGCGAGCAGCGCGTCTGATTGGGAGAGGGTTGCCGAACTGGCGCGCGCACATCGCGTGGGCGCAGTAGTCGCGCATGCGCTGGCCCGGACAGACTGTCGCGTGCCATCCTCGGCCTCGGAGCTCCTGGGCGGTGTCGCGAGGGAGGAGTTCGCAGCGACGCTGATCTCCCGTGGCCAGCTCGGGGCCATCACGGCGGCACTCTCGGATGCCAGTGTGCCGGCCATGCTTCTCAAGGGCGCGGCGCTGGATCAGGTCGCATACCCGGCTGACCTGCCCCGCACCATGTCTGACCTCGACCTTTTGGTACCCGAAGATAGGCTGCCGGAAGCGGTCACGGTGGCTCGAAGTCTGGGCTATCGGGACCTTGAGGAGTCCGCCGATCCCCGCGATGCGTACCACGTCACGCTCGCGTGCGAGGGCCGGATCGTGGAGCTTCACTGGCGCATCACCGCGCGCGGCCCGTTCCGTTTCCCCCCCGAACGAATCTGGATGCGGAGACTGGATGCGCCTGCCGTAAGCCCGGGCGTCGTGACCCCATGCCTGGTGGACCTCTTCGTTCTCGGGGCTTTCCACTACGTGTTCCAGAACAGGTTCTATAACGGCCTGCAGTCTCTGCTGGACCTCGCGCTGCTCGCGGGACGAGCTGCAGAGCAGGAGACCGGCGAGGAACTGGTCGCCACTGCTCGTGAGACGAACTCGTCCGGAGCGGTGTACTGGGCAATGTGCATGCTGCACGACTGGTTGGGGATGGATGTGGGCGATGGCACCCGCAAGCTTCGCCCGGCCGGTTTCGTGCATAACCGGGCGGCCCAACTGCTTGAGGAGACCTTCGCGGATGCGCTGTCGCATATGGGCGGGCGCCCCGGATCGGCGACGGGGCTGGACCGGGTGCTGTGGCGCCTGGCATGCACCAGTTCGGAGAGCCCGGTTACCGCGCTATCGGCGGTTGCTACCGAAGTTTTCCGAGCACCAAGGGGCGGCGAGGGAGGTCAGCGGCTGACAACCCCGCTGAGCCGAGCTCTATTTCTGTTGCGCCCGAGTCGCTGGTGGAAGGCCTGGCGCGCCCTGCGCGGCGACAGGAGGGTTTGA
- a CDS encoding alpha-L-fucosidase codes for MVDGTSPEMWGKAGGKQEGDLKRGAWLKDSRFAMFIHWGLYSELAGRWKGRTYYGISEWIMNRARIPVAEYEQVAARFNPVEFDAAEWVGIAKAAGMRHIMITAKHHDGFALFKSQASPYNIVDATPFGRDPMKELADACSAEGLRLGFYYSQTQDWHEQDAVGNSWDWPEGGDFDRYLHGKVVPQLRELLTGYGPVAGVWFDTPGPITPDQSRMLVDLVHELQPECLVNSRIGNGLGDYDTLGDQEIPRLPREGLWETPDTHNDTWGYAWYDRNFKGPRTVAERLIRVASRGGTYMLNVGPDGLGRIPEASERVLREVGRWVHAHEDAIHGVDPTPLGPLPWGECTARANKLHLHVFDWPASGRLVVPGLRSPVETARIGDETLPATAGDAHVTVQLPAVRPGELIPVVVLEVPEPIEADRELTVLAGSTNTLDAGLAEMTGCELRTVQWMEKFGDWQHAECVGGWQKGGTATWTFRTLEPGSYALELEYSCPAADDYAEWRVRCDELELTFPLIDTGERDRREAFGGQLPRFRTYRVGIVDFPEPGAHQLSTGPAEAEGRGMRLALVRLVPVAGLGS; via the coding sequence ATGGTTGACGGCACTTCCCCGGAGATGTGGGGCAAAGCAGGTGGGAAGCAGGAAGGCGATCTGAAGCGCGGCGCCTGGCTCAAGGACTCGCGGTTCGCGATGTTCATCCACTGGGGCCTGTACTCCGAACTGGCCGGGCGCTGGAAGGGCCGGACCTACTATGGCATCAGTGAGTGGATCATGAACCGCGCGCGAATTCCGGTGGCTGAGTACGAGCAGGTCGCCGCGCGGTTCAACCCGGTGGAGTTCGATGCCGCGGAGTGGGTAGGCATCGCGAAAGCCGCAGGCATGCGGCACATTATGATCACCGCGAAGCACCACGACGGGTTCGCGCTGTTCAAGTCGCAGGCGAGCCCGTACAACATCGTGGATGCCACGCCCTTCGGCCGTGACCCGATGAAGGAACTTGCCGATGCCTGCAGTGCCGAGGGCCTGCGCCTGGGCTTCTATTACTCGCAGACCCAGGACTGGCACGAGCAGGACGCCGTGGGCAACTCTTGGGACTGGCCCGAGGGCGGGGATTTCGACCGGTATCTGCATGGCAAGGTCGTGCCCCAATTGCGGGAGCTTCTCACCGGCTATGGCCCCGTGGCCGGGGTCTGGTTCGACACGCCGGGGCCGATCACGCCCGATCAGTCGCGGATGCTGGTGGATCTGGTACACGAACTGCAGCCGGAGTGCCTGGTAAACAGCCGCATCGGCAACGGTCTGGGAGATTACGATACTCTCGGTGACCAGGAGATCCCGCGTTTGCCTCGGGAGGGTCTCTGGGAGACGCCGGACACCCACAATGATACGTGGGGCTACGCCTGGTATGACCGCAACTTCAAGGGCCCGCGCACCGTGGCGGAACGGCTCATCAGGGTTGCGAGCCGCGGCGGGACCTACATGCTCAATGTCGGCCCCGACGGGCTGGGACGCATCCCGGAAGCATCAGAGCGAGTCTTGCGCGAGGTCGGACGCTGGGTGCATGCGCATGAGGACGCGATCCACGGCGTTGACCCCACGCCGCTGGGCCCTCTCCCCTGGGGTGAATGCACGGCAAGGGCCAACAAGCTTCATCTGCACGTCTTCGACTGGCCTGCGAGCGGGAGATTGGTGGTTCCGGGGCTGCGATCGCCGGTGGAAACGGCCCGGATTGGCGATGAGACACTCCCGGCGACTGCAGGAGACGCGCACGTGACGGTGCAGTTGCCGGCGGTCCGGCCGGGCGAGCTGATACCGGTGGTCGTCCTGGAAGTGCCGGAACCGATTGAGGCGGACCGGGAGCTGACCGTACTCGCGGGGAGCACGAACACACTGGATGCAGGCCTCGCCGAGATGACTGGCTGCGAGTTGCGGACGGTCCAGTGGATGGAGAAGTTCGGCGACTGGCAACACGCAGAGTGCGTGGGCGGCTGGCAGAAGGGCGGCACCGCGACCTGGACTTTCCGCACCCTCGAGCCGGGATCGTATGCTCTGGAACTGGAGTACTCCTGCCCTGCTGCAGATGACTACGCCGAGTGGCGGGTGCGGTGCGATGAGCTGGAGCTGACCTTTCCGCTCATCGACACCGGCGAAAGAGATCGGCGCGAAGCTTTCGGCGGGCAACTGCCCCGGTTCCGTACATACCGCGTGGGCATCGTGGATTTCCCGGAGCCCGGGGCGCATCAGCTCTCGACCGGACCTGCTGAAGCGGAGGGCCGGGGGATGCGACTGGCCCTGGTGAGGTTGGTTCCCGTGGCCGGACTCGGTTCCTGA
- a CDS encoding PEP-CTERM sorting domain-containing protein: protein MKWFVPLVLALSLSTAAGVHAATVFQMETLAGHGSATMFDGDTLEILVRMISDTDVLAVQYDVVLPTTDWLLVSRDYGSYGWTADASFFDQATPRQTAVGYPFTVDAALYPDGDPGAADFHQATGRADSNALVPGTYTIEKWVLGVPLGTAPDTYSLTLSNILITEDDFDELAGQAGSPFQVTVRNDIPEPGTLSLVLFGLAGIGIAIRRKRREPL, encoded by the coding sequence ATGAAGTGGTTCGTGCCGTTGGTGTTAGCTCTATCGCTTTCGACGGCCGCAGGCGTCCATGCCGCAACGGTCTTCCAGATGGAGACCCTGGCTGGTCACGGTTCCGCGACCATGTTCGACGGGGACACCCTGGAGATACTGGTGCGGATGATCAGTGACACGGACGTGCTGGCGGTACAGTACGATGTTGTCCTTCCGACCACCGACTGGTTGCTGGTCAGCCGCGACTACGGCAGTTACGGCTGGACCGCGGACGCGTCGTTCTTTGACCAGGCAACGCCGCGCCAGACCGCAGTCGGTTACCCGTTCACGGTGGATGCTGCTCTCTATCCCGACGGCGATCCAGGAGCAGCCGACTTCCACCAGGCCACGGGTCGGGCGGACAGCAACGCTCTTGTTCCGGGTACGTACACCATCGAAAAGTGGGTGCTGGGCGTGCCTCTCGGCACAGCCCCGGACACGTACTCCCTGACCCTGAGCAATATCCTGATCACTGAGGACGACTTCGACGAGCTCGCCGGTCAGGCCGGCAGCCCCTTCCAGGTGACTGTCCGTAATGACATCCCGGAACCGGGCACGCTGTCGCTGGTGCTCTTCGGGCTTGCGGGGATCGGGATCGCCATTCGGAGGAAACGCAGGGAACCGTTGTAA
- a CDS encoding TMEM165/GDT1 family protein, with the protein MMDWKPFVSTFTLLLLAELGDKTQLAVISQAAKFQSPWLVFAGGALALAVVTGLGVVLGQVCATCLPRELIRYVAGGAFIVMGVLVVLKVI; encoded by the coding sequence ATGATGGACTGGAAGCCCTTTGTCTCCACTTTCACCCTTCTGCTGCTAGCCGAACTGGGCGATAAGACCCAGCTTGCGGTCATCAGCCAGGCTGCCAAGTTCCAGTCGCCCTGGCTTGTGTTCGCCGGCGGCGCACTGGCGCTGGCCGTTGTGACCGGACTCGGGGTCGTCCTTGGCCAGGTGTGCGCTACGTGTCTGCCCCGCGAGCTGATCCGGTACGTGGCAGGCGGGGCATTCATCGTCATGGGCGTGCTGGTGGTGCTGAAGGTGATCTGA